One Bacillota bacterium DNA window includes the following coding sequences:
- the lexA gene encoding transcriptional repressor LexA: MNIEGCVTVSDGLLSSREQAILDVIKESVSEKGYPPSVREIGKKTGLRSSSTVHSYLRRLEEKQYIRRDPTKPRAIEVLGMDHDIRHQNINWVPILGKVAAGLPVFASENRESYFPLPADFTGDDGEFYILTVKGDSMIEAGIFEGDLVIVKKAQTANNGDIVVALIEEEATVKRFIREDNYIRLQPENSSMEPIITRDAAILGKTIGLLRKI, from the coding sequence ATAAACATAGAAGGGTGTGTTACTGTGTCTGACGGTCTATTATCATCCCGGGAACAAGCTATTTTGGATGTTATTAAAGAATCTGTTTCTGAAAAAGGATATCCACCTTCCGTTAGGGAGATAGGGAAAAAGACGGGTTTGCGCTCTAGTTCCACAGTGCATAGCTACCTGCGCAGACTGGAGGAAAAACAGTATATAAGGCGCGACCCTACAAAACCCAGAGCGATTGAGGTGCTGGGAATGGATCACGACATCCGGCACCAGAATATTAACTGGGTACCTATTTTAGGAAAGGTTGCAGCAGGGTTGCCTGTATTTGCCTCGGAAAACCGGGAATCGTACTTCCCATTACCTGCTGATTTCACGGGGGATGACGGAGAGTTCTATATCCTCACTGTCAAAGGAGATAGTATGATCGAGGCGGGTATTTTTGAGGGTGACTTGGTGATTGTTAAAAAGGCTCAAACAGCCAACAATGGAGATATAGTGGTTGCACTAATAGAGGAGGAAGCTACCGTAAAGCGATTTATTAGAGAAGATAATTATATCCGACTGCAGCCTGAAAACAGCAGTATGGAGCCCATAATTACCAGGGATGCAGCTATTTTGGGTAAGACTATTGGGCTTTTGAGGAAAATTTAA
- a CDS encoding DNA polymerase IV: MNRIILLADMNSFFASCHQAIQPELKDEKVIVAGDPQRRTGIVLAASYPAKYLGVKTGMPLWEAKQLCPDGYFFKPDYRLYVDLSSRILRVMRDITDMVEPFSIDEAFADITGVIDLWGPPNDTANMLKERILNEIGVMCSIGIGPNKLIAKMAAGVEKPNGLTILEDVDAFKRVFWPMPVRKLFGVGSRYEKHLRDYNVHTIGDLARFPVKYLKKRWGKNGELLWHLANGTDHSPVVPTSLDTCKSIGQQKTLPRDLQGLKKIKIVMLELCETIARRVRQGDYIGRTVSLTLRDPQLRFFSRSQSMSQYTDLADEIYYTACNILEKYWEEAWPVRLVGLSFSNLTKKDHFQYDIFGERMRFSQIARACDGIKDRFGESAVMRGISLTEGSIGHGK; encoded by the coding sequence ATGAACCGGATAATCTTATTGGCTGATATGAATAGTTTTTTCGCTAGCTGCCATCAGGCTATACAGCCGGAATTAAAGGATGAAAAGGTTATTGTAGCGGGTGACCCTCAGAGAAGGACCGGTATTGTACTGGCCGCATCCTACCCGGCGAAATACCTGGGCGTTAAGACCGGTATGCCATTGTGGGAAGCCAAGCAGCTGTGTCCTGACGGGTATTTTTTTAAGCCTGACTACAGATTGTATGTAGACCTTTCATCCAGGATACTGCGTGTCATGCGGGATATAACTGACATGGTGGAGCCTTTCTCTATCGACGAGGCTTTTGCTGATATTACAGGGGTTATAGACCTTTGGGGCCCACCAAATGATACTGCAAACATGCTTAAAGAACGAATTCTAAATGAAATTGGCGTAATGTGCAGCATCGGTATCGGGCCAAACAAATTGATAGCCAAGATGGCAGCCGGGGTGGAAAAGCCAAACGGCCTTACCATCCTTGAGGATGTTGATGCCTTTAAAAGAGTTTTCTGGCCCATGCCGGTTAGGAAATTATTCGGTGTCGGTTCCCGTTATGAAAAGCATTTGCGCGACTATAACGTGCATACCATTGGGGACCTGGCCAGGTTTCCCGTAAAGTACCTTAAAAAAAGGTGGGGTAAGAACGGGGAACTACTCTGGCATCTTGCTAACGGCACTGACCACAGCCCGGTGGTACCCACGTCTTTGGATACCTGTAAAAGTATCGGGCAGCAAAAGACTCTGCCCCGTGATCTGCAGGGTTTAAAAAAAATCAAGATTGTGATGCTGGAATTATGTGAAACAATTGCCCGGCGTGTTCGCCAGGGAGACTATATTGGCCGAACCGTGAGTCTAACCCTGCGGGACCCCCAGCTCCGTTTTTTCTCCCGGTCGCAGAGCATGTCCCAGTATACGGACCTGGCTGATGAGATTTACTACACTGCATGTAATATTTTAGAAAAGTACTGGGAAGAAGCGTGGCCGGTGAGGCTTGTCGGGCTGTCTTTTAGCAACCTAACAAAAAAGGATCATTTTCAGTATGACATCTTTGGTGAAAGGATGCGCTTTTCACAGATAGCTAGGGCCTGTGATGGCATAAAAGATCGTTTTGGTGAATCAGCCGTAATGAGGGGTATTTCCCTTACGGAAGGGAGTATAGGCCATGGAAAATAG
- the ltrA gene encoding group II intron reverse transcriptase/maturase: MRNTSNYRKSTLLLDIQWKHTEWIRVNRYVEKLQQRIYRAECLGNSRKVRNLQRLLVRSKAMLLVSIKRVTQINKGKKTAGVDGEIVISNKDRMKLFHDLSELDIEKHKPKPSHRTYIKKKNGKLRPLSIPTVRDRIYQNIIKGALEPQWEARFEPISYGFRPKRGCHDAIARIFLSCHWGNKRWIFEGDFKGCFDNLNHDYIMEQIKEFPYADLLRRWLKAGYVDNSVFNETESGSGQGNIVSPLLANIALMGMEDILGIKYKPVKSNGKIVSYLNETKYKLVFYADDFVIMCNTQKDAEDVYGLLEPYLGKRGLELSEEKTRITKIEEGFNFLGFNVRLYPTCQGEKLLIKPSKESIKKSKETISKEIQKLKGNNVSAVIEKLNPIIRGIGNYWSPSVAKRTYSHIDHHVWKCTFKFLKYLHPNKSKTWIVNRYYKPDITGQSKDRWILTDPKEYKQLTKMTWIPIVRHTLIKFRATPYDACLKEYFERRDEKDFDRNSIKSKQKMAKTQKYKCPICRMSITDFSEKLVVKEKVPVKHGGTRKYNNLQLVHGYCNRHYNKMFPLKGEPPNEKQAKEGCKIIRQLKLAEIL, translated from the coding sequence ATGCGAAATACTTCAAACTATAGGAAGTCCACATTACTTCTCGATATCCAATGGAAACATACTGAATGGATCCGTGTTAACAGGTATGTAGAAAAATTGCAACAGCGGATATACCGTGCCGAATGTCTGGGTAATAGCCGCAAAGTAAGAAATCTGCAAAGACTCTTAGTAAGAAGTAAGGCAATGCTGCTGGTATCCATAAAAAGGGTTACACAAATTAACAAAGGCAAAAAGACAGCAGGTGTGGACGGAGAGATAGTAATATCCAACAAGGACAGAATGAAACTCTTTCACGACTTATCAGAATTGGATATTGAAAAACATAAACCCAAACCGTCACACAGAACCTACATCAAAAAGAAAAACGGGAAACTAAGACCACTTAGTATACCTACAGTGCGAGACAGAATATATCAAAATATCATTAAAGGAGCACTGGAGCCACAATGGGAAGCAAGGTTTGAACCGATATCATACGGTTTTAGACCTAAAAGAGGATGTCATGACGCTATTGCCAGGATTTTTCTATCCTGCCACTGGGGCAATAAGCGATGGATTTTTGAAGGGGATTTTAAAGGTTGTTTCGACAACCTGAATCACGACTACATCATGGAGCAGATAAAAGAATTCCCTTACGCTGACTTGTTAAGAAGATGGCTAAAAGCAGGATACGTTGATAACAGTGTATTTAACGAAACAGAATCCGGTTCCGGACAAGGTAATATTGTATCACCGTTACTTGCAAACATTGCTCTAATGGGTATGGAGGATATACTTGGAATAAAATACAAACCCGTAAAAAGCAATGGCAAAATTGTAAGTTACTTAAATGAGACTAAGTATAAACTGGTGTTTTACGCAGATGACTTTGTGATAATGTGTAACACACAAAAGGATGCAGAAGACGTCTACGGATTATTAGAACCATATTTGGGAAAAAGAGGCCTGGAATTATCAGAAGAAAAAACAAGAATAACAAAAATAGAAGAAGGCTTCAACTTCCTTGGTTTTAATGTAAGATTGTACCCAACATGTCAGGGTGAAAAACTGCTAATAAAACCATCAAAGGAATCTATCAAGAAAAGTAAGGAAACCATCTCAAAGGAAATACAGAAGCTAAAAGGCAATAACGTTAGTGCAGTAATAGAAAAACTCAATCCCATAATTAGAGGTATAGGTAACTACTGGTCACCATCAGTTGCAAAACGGACGTATTCACACATTGACCATCATGTCTGGAAATGCACATTTAAGTTCCTAAAGTATCTGCATCCAAATAAAAGTAAGACTTGGATAGTAAACAGGTACTATAAACCAGACATAACGGGGCAAAGCAAAGATAGATGGATACTGACCGACCCGAAAGAGTATAAGCAACTAACAAAGATGACATGGATACCGATAGTCAGGCACACACTCATTAAATTCAGAGCAACGCCATATGACGCTTGCCTTAAAGAATACTTTGAGCGTAGGGATGAAAAGGACTTTGACAGAAACAGTATTAAAAGTAAACAAAAAATGGCCAAAACGCAGAAGTATAAATGCCCTATATGCAGAATGAGTATTACCGATTTCAGTGAAAAACTGGTAGTTAAAGAAAAAGTGCCGGTGAAGCACGGCGGGACAAGGAAATATAATAATTTGCAATTGGTACATGGGTACTGCAATAGACACTATAATAAAATGTTCCCGTTAAAAGGTGAGCCTCCAAATGAAAAACAAGCAAAGGAAGGCTGCAAAATCATAAGACAACTGAAATTGGCGGAAATATTATAA
- a CDS encoding ADP-ribosylglycohydrolase family protein — MFLQLDLNDLHLRGVISLNRIHGGLFGLAVGDALGSTVEYLSKEEIIRRHGQLRDIDGGGWLGLKPGEWTDDTAMTIAVAEGILANPHDPVRRIGENFIEFANIDHPAMGLFIRIAIRKYKKLKNWQKAAEEIHKEEGLTAGNGALMRTLPVAFMYKDPADIYMMSMMIARMTHWEPEAGLTCCLYCLLARDFILGTTNKVLAWEKTKDTFLGLVPPKFLGVAKKLVLDKLFDIEKRQYDNLVPSGYTVDSLACALSCFFKGSSLEEAVIRAVNLGGDADTIGAITGGLAGVYWGFEAIPDRWLAEFSAEQINRLDDVAGGFKQIFII, encoded by the coding sequence ATTTTCTTGCAACTGGACCTCAATGACCTTCATTTGAGAGGGGTGATATCCCTGAACCGAATTCACGGAGGGCTGTTTGGCTTGGCAGTAGGTGATGCATTAGGATCCACTGTAGAGTATCTTTCTAAAGAAGAAATAATAAGAAGACATGGCCAATTAAGGGACATCGATGGCGGTGGCTGGTTAGGGCTAAAGCCTGGTGAATGGACAGATGATACCGCAATGACTATTGCCGTTGCGGAAGGTATTCTTGCTAACCCCCATGATCCTGTAAGGCGTATTGGCGAAAACTTTATTGAGTTTGCCAATATTGACCATCCAGCTATGGGGCTCTTTATTAGGATTGCTATAAGGAAATATAAAAAACTAAAGAACTGGCAAAAGGCCGCTGAAGAAATACATAAAGAAGAGGGTCTTACAGCTGGTAACGGAGCATTAATGAGAACTCTGCCTGTTGCTTTTATGTACAAGGATCCAGCTGATATTTATATGATGAGCATGATGATTGCACGCATGACTCATTGGGAACCGGAAGCTGGGCTAACATGTTGTCTGTATTGTCTTTTAGCCCGGGATTTTATTTTAGGCACTACTAATAAAGTATTAGCGTGGGAAAAGACAAAAGATACATTTCTAGGATTGGTTCCACCTAAGTTTTTGGGTGTTGCTAAGAAGCTAGTCCTTGATAAGCTTTTTGACATTGAAAAACGGCAATACGATAATCTGGTGCCTAGTGGTTATACCGTCGATTCTTTGGCCTGCGCTTTATCCTGCTTTTTTAAGGGGTCTTCTTTAGAAGAGGCCGTGATAAGGGCCGTTAACCTGGGTGGTGATGCTGATACCATTGGAGCAATAACTGGGGGCCTTGCTGGGGTTTACTGGGGCTTCGAGGCTATACCGGATAGATGGCTGGCGGAGTTTTCAGCAGAACAGATCAATCGGTTGGATGATGTTGCTGGGGGATTTAAACAGATTTTTATTATTTAA
- a CDS encoding recombinase family protein — MLSMLAVFAQLERDTIIQRSKWGKLEAAKAGRWQGGQVYGYKYIPGTYKLQPKESEAQIVRQVFDLYETYGMRKIADILNGKKVSSPRGRRWSHELVSYILTNPVYLGKIRHLGKDYSAMHEPIITQEQWNKSQATYERRQKFKIRRYGDSLIAGLVFCGECGARMRYKTVKQKYPKKKPPDNTLFCLLQPA; from the coding sequence ATGCTGAGTATGCTTGCAGTATTTGCGCAGCTGGAGAGAGATACAATTATCCAGCGTTCAAAGTGGGGTAAGCTTGAGGCCGCCAAAGCCGGCAGGTGGCAAGGGGGCCAGGTATATGGCTACAAGTATATCCCGGGCACTTATAAGCTGCAGCCCAAGGAATCAGAGGCCCAGATTGTTCGCCAAGTTTTCGATCTGTATGAAACTTACGGTATGAGAAAAATCGCCGATATTCTAAACGGGAAAAAAGTATCCAGTCCCAGGGGTAGAAGGTGGTCTCATGAGCTAGTAAGCTATATCCTAACTAACCCCGTTTACCTGGGGAAAATACGTCACCTGGGAAAAGATTATAGTGCTATGCACGAACCTATCATCACCCAGGAGCAGTGGAACAAGTCCCAAGCTACCTATGAAAGAAGGCAAAAATTTAAAATCCGCAGGTATGGTGATAGCCTAATAGCTGGATTAGTTTTCTGCGGTGAATGTGGGGCAAGAATGCGGTATAAAACGGTAAAGCAAAAATACCCTAAAAAAAAACCCCCGGACAATACACTATTTTGTTTGCTACAGCCAGCATGA
- a CDS encoding recombinase family protein: MKAESILFNHRVGRFEFYIDDGRSGKDLKRPGIQQILLDIYEGKIDTVLVLKLDRLSRRQKDVL, from the coding sequence ATCAAGGCTGAAAGCATATTGTTCAATCACAGGGTTGGCAGGTTTGAATTTTATATAGATGACGGACGGTCCGGTAAAGACTTGAAGCGACCTGGGATACAGCAAATTTTACTGGACATATACGAAGGTAAAATTGATACCGTCCTGGTATTGAAGCTGGACCGCCTTTCCCGACGGCAAAAAGATGTTTTATAA
- a CDS encoding recombinase family protein, translating to MVRRLNIMEKLPSVAAYVRVSTEDQAEQGLSIPNQKSRLKAYCSITGLAGLNFI from the coding sequence ATGGTACGGAGGTTAAACATCATGGAAAAACTACCTTCAGTAGCCGCTTACGTTCGGGTATCAACCGAGGATCAAGCCGAACAAGGGCTTAGTATTCCTAACCAAAAATCAAGGCTGAAAGCATATTGTTCAATCACAGGGTTGGCAGGTTTGAATTTTATATAG
- a CDS encoding helix-turn-helix transcriptional regulator, with product MYPDLKKKSTSLSISEFKMPIPTNPVVYVILRALYAGGLDFHWTSDFYGRPHYHYESRDGYINIFCDPPYKGYPFWPGEVLKKAASLQKLYMNPRWNFIYSGILRNTVRKLSVETADVYLILLSKVAQLKNPGYDIAKISLEEIAEYRSVKVRNGSRQKLINDLKENVLLLADLRLTMTWQDYKNRGKMTFGRERPDRLLDIVDVSYKRGKHEWKSFGFRCGQALAAFLNPDGLRWIGYYSTALLRLDPYHEAFTKKLGTYWILLGITAGKKGMYPRASPQTILDFCGKTANYRNPGQSVDAFIKAHVRLQQIGVLEDIPVLEPPNRIKGYFNSWLDTPLSVKLSSDLWMIKERKRKTRQEKIKIPNQKNENAQPQAVIPMNYRELQVNAKAIREFRTKYGLNQNELAQVLGITRQTLSYYEREMRTLPEKIAIRILKIWEQKSKF from the coding sequence ATGTATCCTGATTTGAAGAAAAAAAGCACAAGTTTATCGATATCTGAATTTAAGATGCCAATCCCGACAAACCCGGTTGTATATGTAATTCTGCGTGCACTTTACGCGGGAGGTCTTGATTTTCACTGGACATCGGATTTTTATGGCCGGCCGCACTACCACTATGAATCAAGGGATGGATACATCAACATTTTCTGTGATCCTCCATACAAAGGATACCCTTTTTGGCCCGGTGAAGTCCTGAAAAAAGCGGCATCCCTCCAAAAACTCTACATGAATCCCCGCTGGAACTTTATATACTCCGGAATTCTCAGGAATACAGTTAGAAAATTATCAGTAGAAACAGCAGATGTTTATTTGATTCTACTGAGTAAGGTAGCACAGCTTAAAAATCCCGGTTATGACATTGCTAAAATAAGCCTGGAAGAAATCGCTGAATACCGGTCGGTAAAGGTGCGTAACGGCAGCAGGCAAAAGCTAATCAATGATTTAAAAGAAAATGTGTTACTCCTTGCCGACCTGAGATTAACAATGACCTGGCAGGATTATAAAAATCGCGGGAAAATGACCTTTGGTAGGGAACGGCCCGATAGACTGCTTGATATTGTGGACGTAAGCTACAAAAGAGGTAAACACGAGTGGAAGTCTTTCGGGTTTCGTTGTGGCCAAGCCCTGGCAGCTTTTTTAAACCCGGACGGTTTACGCTGGATAGGCTATTATAGTACTGCTTTACTCCGATTGGACCCTTACCATGAGGCTTTCACTAAGAAGCTAGGGACGTACTGGATATTACTTGGTATAACAGCCGGAAAAAAAGGAATGTACCCCCGTGCTTCACCTCAAACTATACTGGATTTCTGCGGAAAAACAGCCAACTACCGTAATCCCGGGCAATCAGTAGATGCTTTTATTAAGGCTCATGTCCGGCTGCAGCAAATAGGAGTGCTGGAGGATATCCCTGTCCTGGAGCCACCTAACAGAATTAAAGGATATTTTAATAGTTGGCTAGATACTCCATTAAGTGTCAAATTGTCATCTGATTTATGGATGATCAAAGAGAGAAAAAGAAAAACACGACAGGAAAAAATAAAAATACCGAATCAAAAAAATGAGAATGCGCAACCACAGGCTGTGATTCCAATGAATTACAGGGAACTACAGGTTAATGCCAAGGCAATAAGGGAGTTTAGGACCAAATATGGTTTAAACCAAAACGAATTAGCCCAGGTTCTAGGCATTACCAGGCAAACCCTTTCTTACTATGAAAGAGAAATGCGTACCTTACCTGAAAAAATAGCTATACGAATACTTAAAATATGGGAGCAGAAATCCAAGTTCTAA
- a CDS encoding radical SAM protein, producing MAKGRVVYLKETNFVPRPERVLITSAPRDVYENDPLHRRLPVLTNDGYLNGFAEYITDIPEEWKFSTWQKDYGFAFLEANIKGPTFLHHPYSTTIIEHMESGVYDVLCISAFTWTLPWAIKMAHLAKREYGIKEVWLGGYAVMTDEPAMNQVFDRLFWGYGENVLNQAIGLSPKSAEDIKHPDLITRADWLGRKTQIGHLIFKRGCPNRCTYCADPVFQPGGDYPLSIDAVEEILDYYKWNGIKSVYISNQETHMFNTFGQEVLHAIKKRDMYFGMLTSFQALAFCGEDGIRELRDSGLSFLLVGLESLNDKNLEKTKRKTRQKFMEDTLKLLRQLNIGVTSTYMICFEDDTVESIREAKKKIIDLGIIVSLFNITVPLPGTPFYYQCKEQNMITDWNWSHWTGNHLVWKHPNIDPVTAKELLAEMRSEVNHPDYNPTLFKQWERNTKKSR from the coding sequence ATGGCAAAAGGTAGGGTTGTATACTTAAAGGAAACCAATTTTGTTCCGCGTCCTGAAAGAGTTCTTATAACATCAGCTCCAAGAGATGTTTACGAAAACGATCCATTGCATCGGAGGCTTCCGGTTTTAACCAATGACGGGTATTTAAATGGTTTTGCAGAGTATATTACAGACATTCCTGAGGAGTGGAAGTTTTCAACCTGGCAAAAGGATTATGGATTTGCTTTCCTGGAGGCTAATATTAAAGGACCCACCTTCCTTCATCACCCCTATAGCACAACCATAATAGAACACATGGAGAGCGGTGTTTACGATGTATTGTGCATATCTGCATTTACGTGGACCCTTCCCTGGGCCATCAAAATGGCACACTTGGCAAAGAGAGAATACGGTATCAAAGAAGTATGGCTCGGTGGTTATGCAGTTATGACTGACGAACCAGCCATGAATCAAGTTTTTGACCGGTTGTTCTGGGGCTATGGGGAAAATGTGCTTAACCAGGCCATAGGACTAAGTCCAAAATCAGCTGAGGACATTAAGCACCCTGATTTAATCACAAGGGCGGATTGGTTAGGACGGAAAACCCAAATAGGGCACTTAATATTTAAAAGAGGTTGCCCAAACAGGTGTACCTATTGTGCCGACCCGGTATTTCAACCGGGGGGAGATTATCCTTTATCTATTGATGCCGTTGAGGAAATCTTAGACTACTACAAATGGAATGGCATCAAATCCGTATATATTTCAAACCAAGAAACACACATGTTTAATACGTTTGGTCAAGAAGTACTTCATGCTATCAAAAAGAGGGACATGTATTTTGGCATGTTGACCAGTTTCCAAGCCCTGGCTTTTTGTGGAGAAGATGGCATAAGGGAATTACGGGATAGTGGGTTGAGCTTCCTATTGGTGGGGTTGGAGTCTTTAAATGATAAAAACCTTGAAAAAACAAAACGCAAAACCAGGCAAAAATTTATGGAGGACACCCTTAAACTACTGAGGCAACTAAATATAGGTGTCACATCGACATACATGATCTGTTTTGAAGATGATACAGTTGAAAGCATCAGGGAGGCAAAGAAAAAGATAATAGATCTGGGTATAATCGTTTCTTTGTTTAATATTACCGTACCCCTGCCGGGTACCCCCTTCTATTACCAATGTAAGGAACAAAATATGATCACGGATTGGAACTGGAGCCACTGGACCGGTAACCACCTTGTTTGGAAGCATCCTAATATAGACCCTGTCACTGCGAAGGAATTACTTGCTGAAATGCGTTCTGAAGTAAACCACCCGGATTATAACCCAACTCTTTTCAAGCAGTGGGAAAGAAACACTAAAAAAAGCCGTTAA
- a CDS encoding aminopeptidase P family protein, producing the protein MNLSDIEIRYTPKEELTSRISRFQQSLLEKDIDGALILQKADLFYFSGTCQNAHLFIPAHGEPVLIVRKSLKRAKEESALDNIITQHPKDMFKNIINLVGSKGRIGLEMDVLPAKLFLKYQSALSPLEVVDASNIIRKARMIKSLYEIDRLRETARLNNLMFSEISNVLKEGITEVELASKLESVYRINGHQGAIRMRGFNQELFYGHLMSGWNLSYPSFFDGPTGGTGLNPSYPQSAGFKVIGRNEPVMVDYVGNLNGYMVDQARIFCIGSLPDKLVKAYDVALQIRDKVVKAAKPGVNGKDLFETAYNIAAENGFQGHFMGYDDRISFIAHGIGIELDELPVLAKNFDMVLQSGMVFAMEPKFIFPEEGAVGIEDTFVVTDEGLEQISYFDDSIHYF; encoded by the coding sequence ATGAATTTATCTGATATCGAAATTCGTTATACCCCTAAGGAGGAATTGACCTCCAGGATCAGCAGATTTCAGCAGAGCCTCTTGGAGAAAGACATTGACGGTGCATTAATACTACAGAAGGCGGATTTGTTCTATTTCAGCGGCACATGTCAAAATGCCCATCTGTTTATTCCCGCCCATGGTGAGCCGGTTTTAATTGTGAGGAAAAGTTTAAAAAGGGCAAAAGAGGAAAGTGCTCTTGACAATATAATTACCCAACATCCCAAGGATATGTTTAAAAATATAATTAATTTAGTAGGTAGTAAGGGAAGAATAGGCTTGGAGATGGATGTGCTTCCGGCCAAATTATTCTTAAAATATCAAAGTGCATTATCTCCTTTGGAAGTTGTTGACGCTTCCAATATCATTCGTAAGGCAAGGATGATAAAGTCACTTTATGAAATAGATAGGCTTAGGGAGACAGCACGCCTCAATAACTTGATGTTCTCAGAAATATCGAATGTTTTGAAAGAAGGCATAACCGAGGTGGAACTGGCGAGCAAGCTGGAGTCTGTTTACAGAATTAATGGCCATCAGGGAGCCATTCGCATGAGAGGTTTCAATCAAGAATTATTTTATGGTCATTTGATGTCAGGATGGAATTTATCATACCCCAGCTTTTTTGACGGCCCCACCGGTGGTACCGGGCTCAACCCGTCATATCCGCAAAGTGCCGGGTTTAAAGTCATAGGCCGCAATGAACCTGTGATGGTGGATTATGTAGGAAACCTCAACGGTTATATGGTTGATCAAGCAAGAATTTTCTGTATCGGATCGTTACCCGACAAGCTTGTCAAAGCCTACGATGTTGCCCTGCAGATTAGAGACAAAGTAGTAAAGGCAGCTAAACCGGGTGTTAACGGAAAAGACCTTTTTGAAACTGCCTACAATATAGCTGCAGAAAATGGCTTCCAGGGCCATTTTATGGGCTATGACGATAGGATAAGTTTCATTGCCCACGGCATAGGAATAGAGCTTGACGAATTGCCGGTTCTGGCCAAGAACTTTGACATGGTTCTCCAATCAGGCATGGTGTTTGCCATGGAGCCTAAGTTTATATTCCCTGAAGAAGGGGCTGTGGGAATCGAAGATACATTTGTAGTTACTGATGAGGGCCTGGAGCAGATCTCATACTTTGATGATTCCATTCATTATTTTTAA
- a CDS encoding 4Fe-4S dicluster domain-containing protein, which translates to MGHLANKNELLVKLRERLDRNPIGLPEDINVYEILSILFTNEEAYLASKFPLDPATLEDLQVVTNIPPGQLKELLSSMLKKGLVLETKKRGQSRFMLSMALVGFFEFVFMRTNQSLPMKKLAELIHDYRLGPKFSKELFNPTTPRARALLYETVVPEIKTEILTFELATELIKEAGRGGLTNCYCRHEAQHLNQACDNPVEDICISLGTAADFLIERGFARKASISEILEKLSLAKELGLIHTCDNVRHNVAFICNCCGCCCCFLAGITKHQLPNAVLTTNYIATVDENTCIGCGECIKSCQVEAIKYNETNTDVINIDTERCLGCGACVNFCEQNAIQMLNRKERIIPPSNMSELMTRLKQDRGK; encoded by the coding sequence GTGGGGCATTTAGCAAATAAAAATGAATTGCTGGTCAAGCTTCGCGAAAGGCTTGATCGCAATCCTATAGGTCTTCCTGAAGATATAAACGTTTATGAGATTTTATCTATCCTGTTTACCAATGAAGAGGCCTATCTTGCATCAAAATTCCCATTAGATCCTGCCACTCTCGAAGACCTACAAGTGGTTACAAATATTCCTCCCGGACAACTGAAAGAATTGCTTAGTTCTATGCTCAAAAAAGGACTGGTCTTGGAAACAAAAAAACGCGGGCAGTCAAGGTTCATGTTGTCAATGGCTTTAGTGGGCTTCTTTGAGTTTGTCTTTATGAGAACAAATCAATCCTTACCAATGAAAAAATTAGCCGAGTTGATACATGATTATCGCCTGGGTCCAAAGTTTTCAAAGGAACTATTTAATCCCACCACTCCCCGGGCCAGGGCGCTGCTTTATGAAACAGTAGTGCCTGAAATAAAAACAGAAATACTAACCTTTGAGCTTGCCACCGAACTCATCAAAGAGGCCGGCAGGGGAGGGCTAACCAATTGTTACTGCCGTCACGAAGCACAGCACTTAAATCAAGCCTGCGACAATCCCGTAGAGGATATATGTATAAGTTTGGGTACCGCTGCTGACTTTCTGATAGAAAGGGGCTTTGCCAGAAAGGCATCTATTAGCGAGATACTTGAAAAACTAAGTCTCGCCAAGGAATTAGGGCTAATTCACACTTGCGATAACGTCAGGCACAATGTGGCATTCATATGTAATTGTTGCGGCTGCTGCTGTTGTTTCCTGGCTGGTATTACCAAACACCAACTTCCTAATGCGGTATTGACCACTAACTATATTGCCACAGTTGATGAAAATACCTGTATCGGCTGTGGTGAGTGTATCAAAAGTTGTCAGGTCGAAGCCATAAAATACAATGAAACTAATACAGACGTGATAAATATTGATACAGAAAGATGCTTGGGATGTGGTGCTTGCGTTAACTTCTGTGAGCAAAACGCAATACAAATGTTAAATCGAAAGGAAAGAATAATCCCACCTTCCAATATGAGTGAGTTAATGACCCGGTTAAAGCAAGACCGTGGCAAGTAG